Proteins encoded together in one Marispirochaeta sp. window:
- a CDS encoding TM1266 family iron-only hydrogenase system putative regulator — protein MEKRLGVVSILLESRDSVRTMNTILSDFGELILARQGLPLRHKGIHVISLVVEGTTDEIGALTGKLGRLEKVQVKSVLTRYREDDYDETADKT, from the coding sequence ATGGAAAAGCGTTTGGGTGTCGTTTCTATTCTGCTTGAATCCAGAGATTCCGTGCGGACCATGAACACGATTCTCTCCGACTTTGGCGAGTTAATCCTGGCCCGTCAGGGGCTTCCCCTGCGGCACAAGGGTATTCACGTCATATCTCTGGTTGTGGAGGGCACAACCGACGAGATAGGTGCGCTTACGGGAAAGTTGGGGCGTCTTGAAAAGGTCCAGGTAAAATCCGTTCTCACCAGATACCGGGAGGACGATTATGACGAAACTGCAGACAAAACCTGA
- a CDS encoding lyase family protein → MSDSVLWKQETAKAVENFGPGRLPRQLIRAYGEVKQAALGAAQRYKPELWPEETALAISAACTAVIRGDHDEDFPLSLSQGGAGTSIHLNINEVISSIVERSNGYCLDPLEDLARFQSTNDTFATAVNIALLRGLRELEKLVIHLQEKLVLLETEYDSVLMTGRTEMQDALPFGLGQLFGSWAGMIERDRWRLSKLAERIREVPLGGTAIGTCFNAPRNYMNDALQSLRSLTGLPLARSQNLPDAVAHKDSLAELASGYALAAGNLLKITGDLLYYSSSPVAEFRHPELQWGSSIMPVKVNPVLLEFVQGLALRVDGEGRTAGIYARESRLQLNAMLPFLAESLFRQEEDLSAALKALCRFFDEVDIDTVRMEANLAASPALLNALLPKLGYHRLKPLINEFSARPPRDLEEFRNRAAEVLSLNPALLDRWLSPEELIGQSF, encoded by the coding sequence GTGAGCGACTCAGTTCTCTGGAAGCAGGAGACCGCAAAGGCCGTGGAAAACTTTGGCCCAGGAAGACTTCCCCGGCAGCTTATCCGGGCGTATGGCGAGGTTAAACAGGCGGCCCTGGGTGCAGCTCAGCGTTATAAACCGGAACTTTGGCCGGAAGAGACAGCCCTCGCCATTTCCGCGGCCTGCACTGCGGTTATCCGGGGAGACCATGACGAGGATTTCCCCCTTTCTTTATCCCAGGGCGGGGCAGGGACCAGTATTCATCTGAATATCAACGAGGTCATCTCCTCTATTGTGGAACGCTCAAACGGCTATTGTCTTGATCCCCTGGAAGATCTGGCCAGGTTCCAGTCAACCAATGATACCTTTGCCACAGCCGTCAATATCGCCCTGCTTCGCGGACTGAGGGAGCTGGAGAAACTGGTCATTCATCTGCAGGAAAAGCTCGTCCTTCTGGAGACAGAATATGACTCAGTTCTGATGACAGGACGCACTGAGATGCAGGACGCTCTTCCTTTCGGACTGGGGCAGCTCTTTGGTTCCTGGGCGGGAATGATCGAACGGGACCGCTGGCGCCTGTCCAAGCTGGCGGAGCGTATACGGGAGGTCCCCCTTGGGGGAACAGCCATCGGGACCTGCTTTAACGCTCCCCGGAACTACATGAACGACGCCCTGCAGAGCCTGCGTTCTTTAACGGGTCTGCCCCTGGCGCGGAGTCAGAACCTGCCCGATGCGGTGGCCCACAAGGATTCCCTGGCAGAACTCGCCTCCGGATATGCCCTTGCTGCGGGTAATCTTCTGAAAATTACCGGGGACCTTCTTTATTACAGCAGCAGCCCGGTCGCCGAGTTCCGTCACCCCGAGCTGCAATGGGGTTCCAGTATAATGCCGGTAAAGGTCAATCCGGTACTGCTGGAGTTTGTTCAGGGGCTTGCTCTCCGGGTCGATGGAGAAGGGCGCACGGCGGGTATCTACGCCCGGGAATCCCGGTTGCAGCTGAACGCCATGCTTCCTTTCCTGGCGGAGAGTCTGTTCCGGCAGGAGGAGGACCTCTCCGCCGCCCTGAAGGCCCTGTGCCGCTTCTTTGACGAGGTAGATATCGATACGGTGCGTATGGAAGCCAACCTTGCTGCGTCGCCGGCGCTCCTGAACGCCCTCCTGCCGAAGCTCGGCTACCACCGGCTGAAACCCTTGATCAATGAGTTTTCAGCCCGGCCGCCCCGGGACCTTGAGGAATTCCGCAACCGGGCAGCTGAAGTGTTATCCCTGAACCCGGCCCTTCTGGATCGATGGCTCAGTCCGGAAGAACTTATAGGGCAATCCTTTTGA
- the hydG gene encoding [FeFe] hydrogenase H-cluster radical SAM maturase HydG, which produces MTKLQTKPDFIDREKITRLGVRKEPDDQRRREILARARELKGLDLREAAELLACSSPEAVQDLLSAAAFVKQEIYGPRMVLFAPLYAGNKCCNDCLYCGFRRSNTELTRVTLTREEIAAETLELLRQGHKRLLLLTGEAAEYTMDYTLMALETMYSVRDEKGSSIRRINVELAPMSVDKFRRLKEGKIGTYTCFQETYDPNLYRQYHPAGPKADYHWRLGVMDRAMEAGIDDVGLGVLFGLADYRREVLSMLMHASHLEDRFGCGPHTVSVPRLEPALGAPVSEAIPYPVSDLDFKKLVAVLRLTLPYTGIILSTRESAELRSELFRYGVSQVSAGSRTNPGGYGEEQSREQEFSHSQFSLGDHRTLAEVVDTLADYGLVPSFCTGCYRMGRTGSDFMDLAKPGLIKQFCLPNGLATFAEYLEDYAPEALKCKGLSLIEKIAEEQQDSIASMIRDNSARVASGERDIYV; this is translated from the coding sequence ATGACGAAACTGCAGACAAAACCTGATTTTATTGACCGGGAAAAGATTACCCGCCTCGGCGTACGTAAAGAGCCGGACGATCAGCGGCGTCGGGAGATCCTGGCCAGAGCAAGAGAACTCAAGGGCCTCGATTTACGTGAGGCCGCCGAACTGTTGGCGTGCAGCAGCCCCGAAGCGGTGCAGGACCTGCTTTCCGCCGCGGCCTTTGTGAAACAGGAGATCTACGGCCCCAGAATGGTGCTTTTCGCCCCCCTGTATGCGGGAAACAAATGCTGCAACGACTGCCTCTACTGCGGTTTCCGCAGAAGCAATACCGAATTGACCCGTGTGACTCTTACACGAGAGGAGATTGCGGCGGAGACCCTGGAACTCCTGCGCCAGGGACACAAACGGCTTCTGCTTCTGACCGGCGAGGCCGCCGAGTACACCATGGACTATACCCTTATGGCCCTGGAGACCATGTACTCGGTCAGGGATGAGAAGGGTTCCTCCATCCGGCGTATCAATGTGGAACTTGCCCCCATGTCGGTGGACAAGTTCAGGCGCCTCAAGGAGGGGAAAATCGGGACCTATACCTGTTTTCAGGAGACCTATGATCCGAATCTGTACCGGCAGTATCATCCGGCGGGGCCAAAGGCGGATTATCACTGGCGCCTTGGGGTCATGGACCGGGCCATGGAGGCGGGAATCGATGATGTGGGCCTGGGGGTCCTTTTCGGCCTTGCGGACTATCGCAGGGAGGTTCTTTCCATGCTGATGCATGCCTCCCATCTTGAGGATCGCTTCGGCTGCGGGCCCCATACTGTCAGTGTCCCCCGGCTTGAGCCGGCACTCGGCGCTCCGGTGAGCGAAGCCATACCGTATCCCGTTTCGGACCTGGATTTCAAGAAGCTTGTCGCGGTTTTACGGCTCACCCTGCCGTATACGGGGATTATCCTTTCCACCAGGGAATCGGCGGAGCTGCGGAGTGAGCTCTTCCGCTACGGTGTCAGCCAGGTTTCAGCGGGTTCCCGGACCAATCCCGGGGGTTACGGCGAGGAGCAGTCACGGGAGCAGGAGTTCAGTCACAGCCAGTTCTCTCTTGGAGACCACCGCACACTGGCCGAGGTGGTGGATACGCTCGCGGACTATGGACTGGTTCCCTCCTTCTGCACCGGCTGCTACCGCATGGGCCGTACCGGCAGCGACTTTATGGACCTGGCGAAGCCCGGACTTATAAAGCAGTTCTGCCTGCCTAACGGTCTGGCGACCTTTGCCGAATACCTGGAAGACTATGCTCCCGAGGCCCTCAAGTGCAAAGGGCTGTCCCTTATAGAGAAGATTGCAGAAGAACAGCAGGATTCCATCGCCTCCATGATCCGGGACAACAGTGCCCGGGTCGCTTCCGGCGAGAGGGATATCTATGTCTGA
- the hydE gene encoding [FeFe] hydrogenase H-cluster radical SAM maturase HydE, with protein MSELSRWEDLFREGNLKELSLGAMKVTREHFGNSVFLRGLLEYSNYCSCNCFYCGIRRDNGRVERYRLDDDMIYAAVDSGFIRGLRTFVLQGGEDPEFGTDRMCRVVREIKRRTGDAAAVTLSCGILSRESYAALKDAGADRYLLRFETADTELHSYLRDGVSLERRLKALEDLRSLGFQTGSGFMVGLPGEDDELILRNIRLARKLELDMIGIGPFIPHPATPLRDAPQVPLEKTLLATALLRLFCPRAHIPATTAAGSLEPDGREKMLSCGANVLMPNISPVEVKPHYLLYPGKICLDEDGLHCIGCLGGRVAAVGRKLSFDRADGLICKRRDRVEAGT; from the coding sequence ATGTCTGAGTTGTCCCGCTGGGAAGACCTTTTTCGTGAGGGAAACCTCAAGGAACTTTCCTTGGGGGCAATGAAGGTAACCCGGGAGCACTTTGGCAACTCCGTTTTCCTGCGGGGACTGCTGGAATACAGTAATTACTGCAGCTGCAACTGCTTCTACTGCGGTATCCGCAGAGACAATGGTCGGGTAGAACGCTACCGCCTTGATGACGACATGATATATGCCGCCGTAGATTCCGGGTTTATCCGGGGCCTGCGCACCTTTGTACTGCAGGGCGGGGAAGATCCGGAGTTCGGGACCGACCGCATGTGCCGCGTTGTCAGGGAGATTAAAAGACGGACCGGAGATGCCGCAGCGGTGACCTTAAGCTGCGGGATCCTCTCCCGGGAATCCTATGCCGCGTTAAAAGATGCCGGTGCGGACCGATATCTGCTGCGCTTTGAAACCGCGGACACCGAGCTGCACAGTTATTTGCGGGACGGTGTCAGTCTGGAGCGGAGGCTGAAGGCCCTCGAGGACCTGCGCAGCCTCGGGTTTCAGACGGGCTCCGGCTTCATGGTGGGACTCCCCGGCGAGGACGATGAGCTTATCCTGCGGAACATCCGCCTTGCCAGGAAGCTTGAACTCGATATGATCGGTATCGGCCCCTTTATTCCCCACCCGGCGACCCCGCTGCGGGATGCTCCCCAGGTCCCCCTGGAAAAGACGCTCCTGGCTACGGCCCTGCTGCGTCTTTTCTGTCCCAGGGCTCATATACCTGCAACAACAGCCGCCGGCAGCCTCGAGCCCGATGGCCGGGAGAAGATGCTCAGCTGCGGCGCCAACGTGCTCATGCCGAATATCAGCCCTGTGGAGGTAAAACCCCATTACCTGCTGTACCCCGGAAAAATCTGCCTGGACGAGGATGGTCTGCACTGCATCGGCTGTCTTGGCGGGCGGGTCGCCGCCGTCGGCCGAAAACTAAGCTTCGACCGGGCGGATGGTTTGATCTGCAAGCGGCGCGACAGGGTGGAGGCCGGAACGTGA